The following nucleotide sequence is from Solanum dulcamara chromosome 7, daSolDulc1.2, whole genome shotgun sequence.
CCTTGGATTCTGATGTGTAGCCTCATCAATTGAATAAGAGCAAGAaaaaaatcatgcatgcataaaAAGTATACTTCTGTCCCATTGGGAATGAATGCAAGAACGATAATGGATCATTCATCATTAGAGCATTTCTTCttatctaaattatgatttatgattcttGCTTGCTACAGGGTCATTTTGAAATTCTCTCTCTGTCAGGATCATTTATGCCTAGTGATAATGGAGTAACAAAAAGCAGATCTGGTGGGATGAGTGTCTCTCTTTCAGGCCCTGATGGTCGGGTTATGGGAGGAGGACTTGCAGGCATGTTGTTAGCTGCTGGTCCCGTTCAGGTTAGTATGGAACTACCAACATAGTTGGCTCACTTTCTTTTTCCAACAAGGTGCTAGGCAACAAGCTGTTCAAGTGAAAAGAATCACATTTTGGGATGATTGGCTGGAATTGCCACACAAAACATAGTTGTACTTTTCCTTTGTGTGCAATATTATGCGTCCATGAAAGTTATCTTATGAATGGCAAATTGCACCCACAGATATGAGTGAACTGCTACTTTAAATATCTTCTTCCTTTAATACTTTTACTATTTCCTCATTCGTGTCTGGCAAGCAATCTTGCAAAACTAATCTAAACGTCTTGAGTGCATCAGGTTGTGGTCGGTAGCTTTCTGCCTGGTCACCAGCTGGAGCAGAAGCCAAAGAAGCAAAGAGTCGAGCATGCTGCTTTTGCCGCTATTGCTGCCCCTCCCATTTCTGAAGAACGGACTGACGGAGCTTACTCTGGACCTAGTCTCAACATTGCTGCTTCTATTTCCTTTCCTGGGGATAACTTAGTCTCTGCAAATTCTATATACAGCTCAAGAATCTCAATGTCACAAAACAACATTTCTTTGCCCGGAGACGAATCTAAAGAGCAGAGCCCTTCGTCCTGATTGAACTGAATGTTGTACTGTTGTAACCTTATTGCTAATTGTTAGCCTCATGATCCCTTTATATGATGGATACTAAAAAGTACTAATTGACTTTGATAGGATGCAGTAGGGCATAATTTGTGTTTAGTTCAACTTAGAAGTACTTCACTCTTGTTATAGGTGTCACAAGATAGGATTTTTCTACCAGTAGGAGCTGTTATCAATTATCACATTTTTCTGATTGACTTGATGTTGATGTACCACTAAATCTTTATATGAAACTGCAAAATGTTTTTCTAACATTTGATACTAATCCAGCTACCTTTTATTTCTCTCTCTGATTCTTGCAGATGGTTTCTCTAATTGTATATACATATCACCTTTCTAAATTAGTACTcggtaaattaataatttttttagataatatttttctccggtTTCAACTTGGGCCTGTAGAAAAAATCATCGATTTCGATAAGATaatagatttttgaaaaaaaccctatataaatatatggtcccattaatattataaactaataatttttgaaaattacaaaaatatctaaaacaatttagtgaaatatgattctagtattttttattttttgttaaaatttaaatctagtTAAAGATCATATCTAACTTTTTTCTTATTGCATCCAAAAGTTCTGGTATTGTGTTCTTGCAccaaaaaattatgaagaatTTTAGATCCGATAAGTGCTTCTTTATTGTATCCACTTTAACTTCATCATCAACATTTGATAATTGTCGAGTCCCCATTTAGTGTGTATTCGGTATGATGGAGGACAATTCTTTGAAATCATTTTAGCATCCAAATCATCTCCTCTTGATCCAACAGCTATATGAGTATATGAACCCAAGAACAACCCCATTTGCACCTTAGAAAACTTTAGGCGATTTTCTGCTGCAGAATCTGAGTTATTCTTGAATTTGCAAGAAACAACGATATTGTTGTCGAAACACCGTCTATGATCTCCTCATCATCAAGAGCTTCTTTACCTGCAAACCATGATACTATAGTAGTTGAATTTGATAAAGTAGATGTATAAGAGTTGCCCTCCTAATCCACAAAGGAACTTTTGGGTGGAATAATTTCGAGTTTCATTGATGAAAGACCATTTGCAAGTTGGGAAATTTCATGCCAACATCATGATGAGTACTACTCAGTGTCAAGAATAACTTGTCAACAACACCAAATCCAAGTCTTGAAACTAGGAAGTGGAGGACTAAACATAGGAAAGTCATTGTTAGCAACAAATTTTCAAAGTGCCGAAAATTAActgcaataaaaaataaataaaagaaaatgtgaTTTTTATTGACGAATTTGTGAGTACAATTCTATCGCTCTCTTGATTCTTCTCTCCTAATATATTTCTGTAATTCAAGGGTCGGCAATAgccttgagatgtatttgatctCCGAGAACGTCGAGGAAGCGCTTCCTTGTATCAAGTCGATCTCTGGGAAGAACTCTGTTGACCACTCCTTTAAAGAACTATGTAGTTGATGTTGTAGCTTTCTCCGATAGTTGTTGAAGTCTATTTCAGAATGCCCTTAAAATGTCATGTCTATCCCCTTGTTATAGTTGTAAGGGATGGACAAGGTTGCTTATGATTGGTCAAAAGGTGTAATTTTGACATTTGGCCAGTTGTGATTGGTTCTTGCATTTGACCGGGACTAACACCTCATTTGGACACATGGCATCATCTTGTTAGTCTTTGACGCCTAGTCATCGTGACATGTGTCATGAGTTTGGACTTCAAGGTGTAATGGACCTTGAGCTTGAATTTATTAAAATGGACTAATTAATTTgtaaagtccaaattaattaatcaacccaaatgaacatgaattaaattcaaaattttatatgaatttAACCCGATAAAATTTTTATGTCTACAAATGCCCCTTGCTTCGAGACTTGTCGACGTGTAGACTTGTCGAAATTTGACGACAAGACTTGAAGTATTCATGAAtgtgttttcatttttttttgagacTTGTCAATGTGTATGCTTGCCGAACTTGACAACGAGACCTGAAGAATTGTGAATGTGCTTTCATTTTTTTGAGACTTCAAAAGTACTTGTTTCTTGTTGTCGTATTCTCGTTAGGCCGCTACTAGGGAGTTGTCTATAAGTAAAACAATTCCCGTACATTTTCACCTCATCTTTGCTTGAGTCCACTTCACGCTAGAGCATCATTAAGGCACGTCAAAAGATttgtaaaataaaatcaaataattgATCTTAAGCTTTGAACCAAAGAAGATTAACTTCCCTTTGTTGTCCAAGGATCAGAATCTCTACAAAGAAATCTCCTTCAATATggtaggttttttttttttccaattaatgAACCAGATGCTTGGAAATAATACCTTGCCAGAGATTTTATTCACTTGTCATGAAAGAAAACCAGCTCACATAAACACTTTACATGTTCTAAATTAAGGCgttctttttttcttatgtcGTTGGTTCATCCTTCCATATCGGTGTGGTTTCAAAAATGGGCGGTGAATCAATCAACCTAAATcagattttcttcttccaatttTACCTTAACGTTCCTTGTGCACTGATTGAAAATCATTCACAAGAATCTCTTTATAATCTTCTTCAATGCACAAAGGATTTTtcatcagaaaaaaaaaatcagaagcTGCAAAGATAAGTTGCATAAGTGTGTTTAACTATTAAGCTGTGACGCCGCTTGATTTTATCAAATCGAGAGACGTGGCTCCATCGCATCACAGAAACTTAAAGCGACAGTACCATTTGTACTTTCTCAGGTAACATTTAAGCTTGCTAGGCAGTTACCCGTTTCTGATGGCCCCGATCTGCGCATCTATAGtgtaaaattcatatctcattgtagAAAAATCAAAATCGCAAGCCGTTTGATTTTTAAGAAACTAGAAACATGAAACTATAATGTAGCCAAAGTTCACAGCCAAATTCTTCCGAAATTGCTACAGTTTTGCTTTTAAATTTTGTTTAACAGCTGGCCGTTTTTATGGTCCAGATTTGCGCGGCTGTAGTAGAAAATCCATATCTCATTGTAGAAAAATTGAAATCGCAATCCGTTTGATTTTCCCGAAACTAGAAACATGGAACTATAATGTATCCAAGGATCACAACCAAATTCCTCCTGGATTGCTACAGTTTTGTTTTTTAATATTGAACTCagtttcagattttttttcGTCTTTTGGTTTCTCTAATTGTGTTTTCACCAAAGTAACTCTTTTTTTTCAGAACAAAGTCGTGTGATCTTGATTTCCAGCAATGACAATGGATTTTAGTGATCAAGAGGTGTCATATCCTTGTCTTGAGATCGTGGACAACAAGCAAATTTCTCGTGCCAAAGTTCTCGCCTTAAAAGTTCATCTTCCGGTGATTGGCGCCTTCCCACTTTTTAGAAAGCTGATGGATACTTCTCTTCATCTCCCAATATGGTTGACAACAGAAACTAAGGATGTCATGGACAACTTCTCGGGCAAAGTCACAACCGAAAAAGTTCTCCTCTTGAAGTCTTCTACTCATCCGAATGTTGTTGTTGCCACCCCTCCTCGCCATGACGAAAGTCTTTGCAGTTGGCATGTTCCTCCTTCCGAGTTTGGTGAGGTTCTCTATACGTCTGGCTATTGGGAGTGGGTAGAAGATGTGCTTTCCCATTGCAAGGAGACTTTAGACTCCATCAAGACTTATGACGCTATTTTTGCTTCAATGTTCACATATGACCATAACGAAAATGTTCTCCAGGCCTTTTGCAAGAATTGGCGTCCGCCTACTAACACAGTCTCTACCTTCATTGTAGAGTTATCTATATCTTTATGGGATTTGAGAACCATTGGTGGTATTCCTGTTCATGGTTCCTTTTATGATGAAGTTATACCCTCGGCTAAGGAGTTGACGCATGTAGATGACCAAGGGAAGTTTTTTCTCCCTGGAAGCTGCTCATATTTGTTTTTGGCGTTCTACCGACTTACCAAAGGTATCATTAACGAAGTCTCCTTTCGAGGATGGACAAAGTTCTGGTTTCGAGGATCGAGAAAATATGTTGAGCCTTCATCAAAGACGTCTAAGAATGGTACGAAGCCAAGGATGAATCATGATCCTTCTGGGAACATTGACATGAGCATTTTACCACGAACTGAAGAGGAGAATGCCCCTTTCGTCAAGCTAGGTGTGGACGAATCACTCAGAGATGAGACATATCTGGCGGCTTTCCTTGCATGTTGGCTTTGAAAATTTGTGCTTCCCAACAAGAAGGCTGATTGTATTCGTGCTAGTGTCTTCAAAGTTGCAAGCTTGATGGCTCATGGAGAGAAATTTTCTTTGGCGGTTCCGATCCTTGCAAGCATCTATCGCGGCCTTAGGGATATATTCACTTCTTCAAACTTGGGTTCTTGCAACATACTACTTCACATTCATTATGTATATGGATGGATAGGTGAGTATTTTGAAACCTATTACAGTGTTACCTGCCCCCAACGAGGTGTGCGAATGTGGCAAATTTCTGGAGAAAGGATGGCAAAACATTTTGACCTTGTTGACGCTTGCAAGTTATTTCAACTAGTGAATATTCATAACCTCCACAATTTGGCGCTGCTACAAGGAAAGGAGCTACACATTGATGATAGTGGCAAACTGTCCAATTACAGGAGCGATTTCCTTATAGGCCTCCATTCAAGTTTTGTCACTTTGAGGCAGGATGATGATCTGATTGTGGAGCCTTATAGCCCTCACCGATTTAGTCGACAATTTGGGTATTGTCAAGATGTTCCTGGTGTTCTCATAGAGCACTATTATGATGGTTCACTTCTAGCTTTGGTGCAACTATGGGATTCATGTGTTCATCTTGGAAACTCTTCGAAGATCATCATACCAATGCGTCCATGCAATAAGGGGTCTCCAATGACTCGTGAGTACTCAGATTAGTGGCCATCCCATCGATAGAATGTGTTGAGACGAAGTACCTACATAATTTTGAGAGGTCCGAGGAAGGATAATGCTTCCTTATCAACCAAAGGAGATCAACTTCAGCTGGATAGTCAAGGAAAGCCCTCTGACTCTTCAAAGTCCAAGGCGACAAAGGGTATTTCTTCGCAATCTGTCAAAGTCGTTTCCAAGTCTAAAAATTCGAAGGGCAAGGATACACAGGTGAATAAAGGAGTCAAAAGTCCATCACTGACCCCCAAGGCAGCCATCGTTACTGAATCTGAGGTGATCGACATAACTCACAAGAGGAAGAAACCTTCCAGCTCATCAGACAAAAGCGTCGAAAAGGCACTAGGCATTGTGCCATTTTGCAGCAGCACATCCAAACCACCTGCTTTAATCCCTGGGATTGGCATTAGTACTAGTGCAGCCTCTAGTTCCAATGAGAGCAATGCTAGCCAAGAGCAACATTGGAAGCGTTTGAAGAAAAAGCCTAAGGATTTGAACGATCAACATTGTGAGTTCGCTGATTTAGATTCCATTAGTATTGATTCCGCGATCTTTGAAGATGGCGCTGCTGGTTCTACAATGCCTTTGACTGAATTGGCACATCAGgtaaaaaaacatttctttAATATTTCACTAAACTTTCTTCTTTATTCGATATTAACccgatttttaaaaaaaaaatttgttgGGTCTTGGGGATATCTCCAGTGATGTAGATGTATTTGAAGATTGTATCATAAGCTCGAACCCTCCTAATGTGGCTAAGAGTCTTCACCTCCCACTTGCTGAAGTCAAGGGTCAATTTACAAATGAGAGTCCATCGAGAAAGTTAACGGTTCCTTTTTCTGAAAAGGTTGGAACTTCCCAACACGTCTCAACTAATAATGTGGAGGTTAGGGCACATTGGATTGGATGTTCAAACATTTCAAAGGACTTGCTCCACCCTTTCCAATCGATTGCCTCAAATTTTGAACCACAAGAGACTATTTCAAGCttcaaattatattatgtttccGGCATGTGGGGTACCTTATGCGAGTGTATTACACAATTCTCTGTTTACTCCTCAGAAAGTCTCAAAGAGTTGGAGACAGGTGCTGCCTTGAATCTTAAAGGACTTCAAGAAGTTAACGTCATCGACCTTTCTCCCTTGAAGGTTCTGCTTGAAGACTTTTTTAAGAAACATGGAGATTACGATGCTGCAAGGTTGTCTACTTCTCAAAAGATAACCAAAGATTCTCATGAAGAGTTACTTTCTGATGCATAACAATGCCTTGATACTGCGAACCAGGAGAAAGTCAAGATGGACAAACACCTGGAAGAGCTTCAAAAAATCCTTACAAGAGCTGAAAAGAGCTAGAAGTCTGGACttctaagaagaaaaaaaccaTCTCACTTATAGAGGAGCATCAAAAGAGGTTGTCCGAAAATCAAAAGAGTATCACTAACAGAGAAGATGAGATTCATGCCATTGAGAAAATCAGTCCCTTGTCTGAAGCAGAAGTAAAAGAACTAGCTAGGCTAAAGGAGGACGCTGAGACAAGTCGCCACCAAATCCTTAGTCATAAGTTTTTTCCTTAGTCTTTTGTCCTGCATAAGAAcgttctctttcttttccttgttATGTTTTTGTATTTTTCGATATATTATTATGATGTAGTGacaatcttcttcttttttttgatgaaataaaAGCGACATCTTTCCcttaaaagcatttttcttTTGTGCTATGTAACTTATTTTCAATCATTTCGAACCTCGCACTTTGACAGGCGTGGCAGGAGGTTAATAACTAAAAATTATGAGTCACTTATGTTGTTGAAATGATAACTCAAAAAACTAGAATAGGCATAAAAATCATGGCCAAAAGATCTTTGCATTTGTACCgttctttaaaaaaaaacttggcTCGAATTCGGCCTCGCGTAATGTTTCAGCTTTGAGCGGCCTTGGTAGAAAATCAATAACTCAATGTAGGAGCATCGAAATGATGTGACTCCAGTTCCATTGGAAGCATAACTTACATACAACACATAAAAATCATGGCCAAAAGTGTTGGAGTTAATTTTGATGATAAAATGTGCAGGTATCATCAAACTatcaaaaaggaaagaagagcaATACAAGGGCTGCGAGGAAGGAAAGAAGGAATACAAGGAAGGAATCAATCCAAGGAGAAGGACTGCAAGGAAGGAAAGAATCAATCCAAGGAGCTCTGTATATCAATTAGAAGGAAAGAGATTAATCCAAGGAGATTTGCAAATCCATCAACACTCCTTGATTCAAGGAAGATAGCATTAAAAGGAAAAGAGATAATCACTGCAAATTTGGTAAGAGGAATCAGACCCTTATCTTGctgaaggaaagaagaataatCAAGGAATATCaagaaggatttttgaagaCTCCTCAACGGCCGGAGAAACAAAGTCAAGCTAGACTTTGTCCTTATTCTTGGAAAGAAGGATTCACCTTCCTTCCAAGGATCAAATCCTTTAGGTTGTAGAAGTCAAGCCACACTCTATAAATCACAAAGATCAGTGGCTGACCAAAAATATACATTCGTCCATCCATTCTACAAACTCATTTCTACTTTACTAAGCATTGTCATTTCTTTGTGAATTACTGTGTAatcaaaaagagaagagagttTAATTGAGTGGCGAGGCATTGTATCAAAAGAtagtgaaaaagaaagagagaacaaGAAAAGAATTGAGTGTAGATCTAGGATCTACTTTACTTACCTTTGTAACCCATTCATTGAGCTTAGTAGAACACCCTTGCAACCCAAGGGGACTGGAATAAGATCCTCATTGGATCCCAACCAGTATAAAAACATCCGGCGTCACTGTTTTACTTATTAGTCGactgaagaaaataaaaagattcaATTCACCCCCTCCCCCTTCTTGCACTTTCAAGAAGGAACATCCCATACTAGACCTCCCTACTTCAATGGAAAGCATTTATCTCACTGAAAAATAAGGATGGAAACATTTATCAAGTCTTATGATATGAAAGTTTGGAAGGTAATCAAACTAGGAGATTTTCCCATCCCAATAAAAACCACTGAAGGACAAGCCACTCCAACTCCAGATCTAATGGATTATACTGATGAACAAATGCAAGTTATTCAGATAAATTTCAAAGCAAAAAATATTCTCTACAATGCTATAAGTGGAGAAGAATATGAAAAGATATCTTGTTATGAGACTGCAAAAGAAGTTTGGTATAAATTGGAGGTCAGCTACAAGGGAATTGATAAAGTCAAAGAAACTATAGTGAGTCTATTAGTTTATGAATATGAACTGTTTCACATGAAGGAATGTGAAACCATTGAAAACATGTTTGCTCAACTATGCAAGATCATTAGGAAGCTAAAGGAAAATGGAAAAGTATATCCCCCCATTGAACACATAAAAAGAATTCTTAGAAGTCTTCCACCACAATGGTATGCGAAAGTGGTTGCACTTGAAAGCATGAATCTGAAGAATATGTCTTATGATGAGTTAAGAGGAGATCTCATTGTATTTGAGAAAACCCATCTGAACAAACAAGGACAAGAAGATGACAAGAAAAAAACAGTTGCTTTCAATGCaattgaagagaacaatgaagatAAAGAAGATattgaagaagatgaaattgCCCTCATTACTAAATCAGTAATGGAAACCTTCAGGATATCCAGAAATCAAAGAAGAGGTAGGCAAAATTTCTCTAAAGGTAAACAGATAACTGAATTCAACAGGAACGATGGCAaatgctacaactgtggcaagtaTGGACATATTGCAAGTGAATGTCCTGAGGCTAGAAGAAGATACCCTCAAAGTAAACCCAAAGCTCTCAGCAGTTGGAGTGATGAAGACAACTCATAATTTGAACACAATGAATCAGGAAATACTTTCTTTATGGCCTTTGGAGAATCAAGCAAGGTAAGAGCTGAATCTTGTCAAAACTACTTTGCATTAAAAAATTTGCTTGATCAAGCTGTCTCTGATCtaaatagaacttttgagaatGTTAGATCTAttctaaaagaaaagaaagatttaGAAATAAAACTGAAAGTTTGCTCAGTTGAAAGAGACCTTCAAGAAGAGAATCATGATCTAATGACTCATATAAATAATCTTCAGAATTCTCTAAAACAAAGTTCAATTAGATCTAACCAATTGACTAAGACTCTTAAGTCTTCTGAATCTCAAAGTGACTATTTTAGTTTCTCTAATTTTGATATATACCATCCCATATCTTGTCATTATTGTAGACAATCTGGTCACAAACATTTCAATTGTAGATTTCGTTACTCAAACTCCTCCAAATGGGTTGGAATCCTAAAACTTCTGCTAACCAAGTTCCTAAAGGACCTAAGAATACTTGGGTACCAAGAAGAAAGTAATATACTTGTTTTTCAGTAACACCACTCGAAATCAACAGAAAAATGGTATTTGGGTAGTGTGTGTTCAAATCATATGACAGGCAACAAAAATTTGTTCAAATCAGTTACATattttaatggtggaaaaattCGCTTTGGAATTAATTCTACAGGAACTGTCATTGGTAtaggtattattttatttaatgaatCCTGTGATATTACTAATGTTTATCTTGTGAAAGGTTTGAAATACAACTAGTTAAGAATAAGTCAACTATGTGACTCGGATTTAGAAGTGAGATTCAAGAAAACAGGATGCATAATTGAAGAAAACTCTGGTGAAAACATTCTCCCTGATAGTAGAGACAAAAATGTATACATACTTGATTCTGTAAAAGGAAATTCAGAACACATCTGTTTGGCATCAATTTATGAAGATCCATGAATTGGCACAAAAAACTTGTTCATTCTAGCATGCGATTGATTGAAAAGCTTGTTAGACATGAACTTGTTTTGGGACTTACTAAGCTGGATTACTCAAAGGATCACATCTGTGATGCTTGTCAAATGGGTAAGCAAATCAGAAATTCATTTGTTTCTAAGGATGTTATATCCACCTCAAAGCCTCTCCAATTACTTCACATGGACCTTTTTGGACCAACAAGAATTGCAAGCATAGGAGAAAAAAGGTATGCTTTTGTAATTGTTGATGATTACTCTCGATTTAAATGGGTTATGTTTTAATCTAACAAAGATGATACTTTGagaaattttgagattttttgtgAGAAGGCTCAAAGAGACAAAGGTTACTATATAACATCAATCAGAAGTGATCATGGAGGAGAATTCAAAAATAAGGCATTCAAAAAATTCTGCAATGAACAGGAATACTCTCATAATTTTTCTTCTCCAAGATCCCATCAACAAAATAGAGTGGCCGAATGAAAAAATAGGACTCCAAGACATGTAAAGAACTATGATTTGTGAATACTCTCTTCCACATCATTTTTTGGCAAAAGCAGTAAGTGCAGTTTTTCATATATTAAATCGATGCTTGATCAGACCTATCCTAAAAAAGAATTCATATGAACTTTGGAACGGTAAGAGACCCAATATTGCTTACTTTCATCCATTTGGATGTAAATATTTTGTTCACAATAATGAAAAAGACAATCTTGGTAAGTTTGATCCACGAAGCGATGAAGATATTTTTCTTGAATATTCTAACACCAGTAGATCTTATAGAATTTTCAATAAAAGAACCTTTGTTATTGAAGAATCTATTCATGTTATGTTTGATGACTCTAATCGAATTTCTGATAACTGTATAAGTACAGATGATGATGATGCTCAAAACATACAAAGTACCACCATCCCTTTCAAAGAAGTCAACTATTCAGAACAGCTGACTGATAGTCAAGGAAATCAGTTCATAATCGAAGCAATTCCAAATAAATGGAGAAGTCAACTTGATTATCCAAAGAAATTCATTATCGGAGATCCAAACGAAGGCATGAAAACAAGAGCTTCTAGCAAGAAAAGCACTAATATAGCATCATATCTCAACTTGAACTAAAAAAGGTTGATGAATCTATGAAAGACAACCATTGGGTACAAGAAATGCAGGAAGAGCTAGATCAGTTCAAGAAAAATGAAGTATGGACATTGGTTACAAAGCCTGAAAATACTTTAATCATTAGCACAAAATGGATCTTCAGAAACAAGCTGAATGAAGCTGGAGAAGTTGTTTGAAATAAAGCTAGGTTAGTAGCTCAAGGTTACTCTCAACAAGAAGGAGTCGAATATGATAAAACTTTCACTCCAGTAGCAAGGTTAGAATCTATTTGTATACTTCTAGCATATGTTGCATTCAAAGGTTTTAAACTTTTTCAAATGGATGTTaaaagtgttttttttaaatggctttattgaagaatttttttttgttaaacaACCTCCAGGTTTTGAAAATCCTGAATTTTTGTATCATGTATTTAAATTATCTAAAGCCCTGTATGGTCTAAAACAAGCCCCTCGTGCTTGGTATGATAGTTTAATATCTTTC
It contains:
- the LOC129893794 gene encoding AT-hook motif nuclear-localized protein 1 isoform X2, with amino-acid sequence MEKGGVNSSGVTVKGDEAPESYIVAPRSESKNIEFSGSIVATTPLSVTEETKKKRGRPRKYGPDGKVNVALSPMPISASIPLAGDFSAWKNSGSRPVDSFKTKNKFEVETPGEKMAYSVGANFTPHVITVNAGEGHFEILSLSGSFMPSDNGVTKSRSGGMSVSLSGPDGRVMGGGLAGMLLAAGPVQVVVGSFLPGHQLEQKPKKQRVEHAAFAAIAAPPISEERTDGAYSGPSLNIAASISFPGDNLVSANSIYSSRISMSQNNISLPGDESKEQSPSS